TCGCGACGGTGCAGCGCGAGGCGCAGGAACTCGTGGACGGCGTTCTGGGGTCCTGAGGCGCCGATGACCAGGATCGACCAGTGGACGTGGGCGGTCCGGCTCTACAAGAGCCGGTCCGTCGCGTCCGCCGCGGTCAAGGCGGGGCACGTCCGGCTCAACGGCGAGCGGGCCAAACCCGCCACCACCGTGCACGTCGGGGACGAGGTGCGGGTCCGCGCGGAGGGCTACGAGAAGGTGTTCGAGGTCGTGCAGCTCCTGGAGAAGCGCGTCGGCGCACCGATCGCGCAGTCCGCGTACATCGACAAGTCGCCCCCTCCCCCTCCGAAGGACGAGTTCTTCGGCGCGTTCGGGACGCGCGACCGCGGCGCGGGGCGGCCCACCAAGCGCGACCGGCGCGAGATGGACGACCTGCGGGGGCGGCGGTGAACCTCGAGGACGCGCGGTTCGCCGGCGACCCCCTCGCCGACGCCCTGGCCGACGCCGTCCACGCCGACCCGGGCGTGCGGCGGGAACTGTCGAGGGCCCTGCGCGAGGGGTCGCAGACCGCGTCCGGTCCCGTGCACGCCTTCGTGGAGCACCTGGAACGGGTGAGCGCTGACGCCGACCCGGACCTGCTGCGCGCGGGGGCGCGGGCGACGTTCACGACTCCGCAGGCCGTGCACGTGTTCGACGTCGGCGCGGGTGCGCTCATCAGTTCCTACCGCCCGCCGCGCTCCGCGACGATCCTCACCGGCACCGGCCGCCTCGTCGACGACACGCACCACCGGCTGACCGAGACCGCGCGCTGGCTGACGGCCGCCTCCCTGCCCGGCGGGCTGGAACGCGGCGCGGAGGGCTGGCGGGCGACCGCCCACGTCCGGCTCGGGCACGCCCTCGTGCGGCGCTCGGTGCCCGGCGGCACCGGCATCAACCAGTTCGACGAGGTCCGCACCTGGCTGGACTTCACGGTCGTCGCACCCCGGTCGGCGCACCGCCTGGGGTTCGGGCTCACCGACGCCGAGTACGCGCAGTTCCTCGCCCACTGGCGGGTGCTGGGCGAACTCCTCGGGATCTCCCCCGGGTTCATCGCGCACGTCGTGGACCGCCCGTCGGCGCTGGCGCTGCTGCAGCGGATCGACGCCCTCACCGGGCCCCCGAACGCCGACTCCCGGGCGCTGACGGCCGCCGGTCTGGACGCCCTGGCGAACGGCCTGACGGACCTCACCCGGATCCCGCACCGCGTCGGGCTCACCCTGGCCCGGGTCGTCGCGCGCCGGTTGCAGGGCGACCTGGCCGACGCGCTCGGCGTCCCGCCGGCCGGGGGGTGGGAGCACGTCGTCCCGGTGGTCGCCGCCGTGAACCGCACCCGCCGTGAGCTCCTGCGCCGCAGTCCCTCCCGCTGGGAGGCGATGGTCGAGCGGAACATCGCCGCGAACCGGGCCTTCCTGCGGGAGAGCGCGTGAGGAGGACCGGGTGAGGGTCGAGGACCTGCCCAA
This region of Kineococcus rhizosphaerae genomic DNA includes:
- a CDS encoding RNA-binding S4 domain-containing protein, producing the protein MTRIDQWTWAVRLYKSRSVASAAVKAGHVRLNGERAKPATTVHVGDEVRVRAEGYEKVFEVVQLLEKRVGAPIAQSAYIDKSPPPPPKDEFFGAFGTRDRGAGRPTKRDRREMDDLRGRR
- a CDS encoding oxygenase MpaB family protein, yielding MNLEDARFAGDPLADALADAVHADPGVRRELSRALREGSQTASGPVHAFVEHLERVSADADPDLLRAGARATFTTPQAVHVFDVGAGALISSYRPPRSATILTGTGRLVDDTHHRLTETARWLTAASLPGGLERGAEGWRATAHVRLGHALVRRSVPGGTGINQFDEVRTWLDFTVVAPRSAHRLGFGLTDAEYAQFLAHWRVLGELLGISPGFIAHVVDRPSALALLQRIDALTGPPNADSRALTAAGLDALANGLTDLTRIPHRVGLTLARVVARRLQGDLADALGVPPAGGWEHVVPVVAAVNRTRRELLRRSPSRWEAMVERNIAANRAFLRESA